In Crassostrea angulata isolate pt1a10 chromosome 4, ASM2561291v2, whole genome shotgun sequence, one genomic interval encodes:
- the LOC128181904 gene encoding uncharacterized protein LOC128181904, translated as MANLFIFLTIFATLTLVEPHGYLEDPPARGSMWALGWDTPQNYNHMQMFCGGKQHQYQTNGGKCGVCGDPYDAPQPRENEGGGVYSSGIISKCFEKTASVIEVKVQITANHLGYFEFRLCEHNNPFTPVTQECLDEHVLSLSDGEGSRYYIGPELGEYTVQLLLPENVQCSQCVLQWKYNTGNSWGCENDLCGLGYGEQEQFYGCADVSILDSCQNFDHYQYVNGGTVTPKPTTLTPSSNMTSSTSSPVSTTMKPATTAQPSSTTSKPISTTTKPISTTPKPISTTSTPRPTTSLASTTQKPVSYGECYPNSFMDDTEEFNEICTFACSKNVCLSFYCDCEEIIAPTQQSTTLMSILTSTPSPPSSTPSPSSSSSSSPTTQSSKTCQDIEVTEAYKNTAGMLDWCIQQCLADRCTPSHCIC; from the exons ATGGCGaatctatttatttttctgacGATTTTTGCCACTCTTACGCTGGTGGAACCCCATGGATACCTTGAGGACCCACCTGCCCGGGGGTCAATGTGGGCCCTAGGCTGGGACACACCACAAAACTACAACCATATGCAAATGTTCTGTGGGGGCAAACAG CATCAATATCAAACAAACGGAGGAAAATGTGGAGTGTGTGGCGACCCCTATGACGCTCCACAGCCACGAGAGAATGAAGGCGGTGGGGTTTATTCCAGTGGAATAATCTCGAAATGCTTCGAAAAAACTGCCTCCGTCATTGAGGTTAAAGTTCAGATAACAGCCAATCATCTGGGCTACTTTGAGTTCCGGCTGTGCGAACATAACAATCCTTTCACGCCTGTCACACAGGAATGCCTTGACGAACACGTCCTAAGTTTGTCTGATGGCGAAGGAAGCCGATACTATATCGGTCCAGAGTTAGGAGAGTATACGGTTCAGTTGCTATTACCAGAAAACGTGCAGTGTTCTCAATGCGTTCTTCAGTGGAAATATAACACag GCAATTCCTGGGGATGCGAAAATGATTTGTGCGGCCTTGGTTACGGTGAACAGGAACAGTTCTATGGATGCGCTGATGTTTCCATTCTGGACAGCtgccaaaactttgatcactaTCAATACGTAAACGGGGGTACAGTGACACCCAAGCCAACAACACTGACGCCATCAAGCAACATGACATCGTCAACTTCGAGTCCAGTCTCAACAACGATGAAACCAGCTACGACAGCTCAACCAAGTTCAACGACGTCTAAACCGATTTCAACTACAACTAAACCAATTTCAACTACACCTAAACCAATTTCAACTACTAGCACCCCTAGACCTACAACTAGTTTAGCATCAACCACTCAAAAACCAGTTTCTTATGGAGAATGCTATCCAAACTCTTTCATGGATGATACTGAAGAATTTAACGAAATCTGCACCTTCGCCTGTTCGAAAAACGTGTGTTTATCCTTTTACTGTGACTGTGAGGAAATCATTGCACCAACACAGCAATCTACAACCTTGATGTCAATTCTGACATCGACACCATCGCCACCATCATCAACGccatcaccatcatcatcatcgtcgtcgtCGCCCACAACTCAGTCATCAAAGACATGCCAAGACATAGAAGTGACTGAAGCATACAAGAATACTGCTGGAATGTTAGATTGGTGCATCCAGCAGTGTCTTGCAGACAGATGTACCCCGTCGCACTGCATATGTTAG